Proteins encoded within one genomic window of Kibdelosporangium phytohabitans:
- a CDS encoding fructosamine kinase family protein, which yields MSSAALEATSELTGVEATSAHRLGGSVYEVELADGDLVVAKRHSQVSAVLAEAKSLEWIAEPGVVPVPAVRAHSEHWLVIEQIEPGQPVDAEAFGRGLAQLHLAGAPAFGAAPPDGPADAWIGLAPMFNQPVPSWPEFYATQRIEPYVRRTTLPWAPFEAVCSRLVDLVPEEPPARLHGDLWSGNVHWATDGRAWLIDPASHGGHRETDLAMLQLFGCPMLDRVLGAYREVYPLAPGWRSRVPLHQLFPLLVHTVLFGGGYASQALSAARAALR from the coding sequence ATGAGCTCGGCCGCGCTTGAGGCGACGAGTGAGCTGACCGGCGTCGAGGCGACCTCGGCGCACCGGCTGGGCGGCTCGGTGTACGAGGTGGAGCTGGCCGACGGCGATCTCGTGGTGGCCAAGCGGCACTCCCAGGTCTCGGCGGTCCTGGCCGAGGCCAAGTCGCTGGAGTGGATCGCCGAACCGGGCGTCGTGCCGGTGCCCGCGGTCCGCGCACACAGCGAGCACTGGCTGGTCATCGAGCAGATCGAGCCGGGTCAGCCGGTCGACGCCGAGGCGTTCGGACGCGGCCTGGCCCAGTTGCACCTGGCCGGTGCGCCCGCGTTCGGCGCCGCGCCCCCGGACGGCCCGGCGGACGCGTGGATCGGCCTCGCGCCGATGTTCAACCAGCCCGTGCCGTCATGGCCGGAGTTCTATGCCACGCAACGCATCGAGCCTTATGTGCGGCGCACCACGCTGCCGTGGGCGCCGTTCGAGGCGGTGTGTTCCCGGCTCGTGGACCTGGTGCCCGAGGAGCCGCCTGCGCGGCTGCACGGCGACCTGTGGTCCGGCAACGTGCATTGGGCCACGGACGGCCGCGCCTGGCTGATCGACCCAGCCTCGCACGGCGGGCACCGCGAGACCGACCTGGCCATGCTGCAGCTGTTCGGCTGTCCGATGCTGGACCGGGTGCTCGGCGCGTACCGGGAGGTCTACCCGTTGGCGCCCGGCTGGCGGTCCCGCGTTCCGCTGCACCAGCTGTTCCCGCTGCTCGTGCACACAGTGCTGTTCGGTGGTGGTTACGCCAGCCAGGCGCTTTCCGCAGCTAGGGCAGCGCTGCGGTGA
- a CDS encoding low molecular weight protein-tyrosine-phosphatase — protein MSVVLPVVHLSFVCTGNICRSPMAAIVVREHLRREGLDEVEVSSAGTGSWHVGDAADPRAQKVLLDHGYQSAHVAAQVGTEHLDADLLLAMDSGHADDLRGMVGDPSRIRLFRSFDPAATGDLDVPDPYYGGNDGFVIVLGMIEAATPGLAGWVKDELGRA, from the coding sequence ATGTCGGTAGTGTTGCCCGTCGTGCACCTGTCCTTTGTCTGCACCGGCAACATCTGCCGGTCCCCGATGGCCGCGATCGTCGTCCGTGAACACCTGCGCCGCGAGGGCCTCGACGAGGTCGAGGTCAGCAGCGCGGGCACCGGCAGCTGGCACGTCGGCGACGCGGCCGACCCGCGAGCCCAGAAGGTCCTGCTCGACCACGGCTACCAGTCCGCGCACGTCGCGGCGCAGGTGGGCACCGAGCACCTGGACGCCGACCTGCTGCTGGCGATGGATTCCGGGCACGCGGACGACCTGCGCGGGATGGTCGGCGACCCGTCGCGGATCAGGCTGTTCCGCTCGTTCGACCCGGCCGCGACCGGCGACCTCGACGTCCCCGACCCGTACTACGGCGGCAACGACGGGTTCGTGATCGTGCTGGGCATGATCGAGGCGGCCACTCCCGGCCTGGCCGGATGGGTCAAGGATGAGCTCGGCCGCGCTTGA